In one Pseudomonadota bacterium genomic region, the following are encoded:
- a CDS encoding PIN domain-containing protein yields MIAVDTNVLVYAHREDSPFHERARSCLDSLANGRAAWAIPWPCLHEFLSIATHPRIYDPPTPLALALDQIDAWLEAPSLVLLAETESHWPELRTLVESARVAGPQAHDARIAVLCRQHGVRELWSADRDFGRFPGLHVSNPLVSALVQ; encoded by the coding sequence ATGATCGCCGTGGACACCAACGTGCTGGTCTATGCCCACCGTGAGGACTCGCCGTTCCACGAGCGCGCCCGCTCCTGCCTGGACTCGCTGGCCAACGGGCGGGCCGCCTGGGCGATCCCCTGGCCGTGCCTGCACGAGTTCCTTTCCATCGCTACTCACCCGCGCATCTACGATCCGCCCACGCCCCTTGCGCTCGCGCTCGATCAGATCGACGCCTGGCTGGAGGCGCCCTCGCTGGTGCTGCTCGCGGAAACGGAGTCGCATTGGCCCGAGCTCCGTACGCTGGTGGAGTCGGCCCGCGTCGCCGGGCCCCAGGCACACGACGCGCGCATCGCCGTCCTGTGCCGGCAACATGGCGTCCGCGAACTGTGGTCGGCGGACCGCGATTTCGGTCGGTTCCCCGGCCTCCACGTCAGCAACCCACTCGTGAGCGCGTTGGTACAATAG
- a CDS encoding type II toxin-antitoxin system VapB family antitoxin — MKTTIEISDPVLNDARRLAAREGVTLRALVELGLRRLIAEKKRATGFRLRRASYKGNGLQAGLQGASWERLREMAYEGHGG, encoded by the coding sequence ATGAAGACCACCATCGAGATATCGGACCCGGTGCTGAACGACGCGCGCAGGCTCGCCGCACGCGAGGGCGTGACCCTGAGGGCCTTGGTGGAGCTCGGTCTGCGCCGCCTCATCGCCGAGAAGAAGCGCGCCACCGGTTTCCGCCTGCGCAGGGCGAGCTACAAGGGCAATGGTCTCCAAGCGGGCCTCCAAGGCGCCTCCTGGGAGCGCCTGCGCGAGATGGCTTACGAAGGGCATGGTGGATGA